The Hyphomicrobiales bacterium genome has a window encoding:
- the pleD gene encoding Diguanylate cyclase: protein MSARILVVDDIAANLKLLEAKLSAEYFDVVTALSGREAIAVCERGEADIVLLDVMMPGMNGFEVCRRLKSTPATAHIPVVMVTALDQPRDRLQGLDAGADDFLTKPLDDAALFARVRSLARLKTMTDELRSRAVASARLGISDPLAAAAAEDGLNGRVLLVEDRPSAVERLQSALSAFHAVEIESDVQRAAARAVEGGFDSVIVSLNLQDQDGLRLCSQLRSLERTRNVSVLLIGEPEDRSRILRGLDIGAHDFLLRPIDRNELLARVRIQVRRKRFTERLRDSVQSSMEMAVKDQLTGLHNRRFLDSRLTAMFDEAALRARALAILLLDIDHFKAVNDSWGHDAGDEVLREFAARVRVCTRGIDLVARMGGEEIVVVLPDTGPEAACQVAERIRERVEGEPFTIQNRARDIRITVSVGVAYRRAGDPSSAEVMKRADDALYRAKAGGRNRVIVASAA from the coding sequence ATGTCCGCCCGCATACTCGTCGTCGACGACATCGCCGCCAACCTGAAGCTCCTCGAGGCCAAGCTCTCGGCGGAGTATTTCGACGTTGTGACGGCGCTGAGCGGGCGCGAGGCGATCGCGGTCTGCGAGCGCGGTGAGGCCGACATCGTCCTGCTCGACGTGATGATGCCGGGCATGAACGGCTTCGAGGTCTGCCGCCGGCTGAAGAGCACGCCGGCGACCGCTCATATTCCCGTCGTCATGGTCACCGCGCTCGACCAGCCGCGCGACCGCCTGCAGGGGCTCGATGCCGGGGCTGACGATTTCCTGACCAAGCCGCTCGACGATGCGGCCCTCTTCGCGCGTGTGCGCAGCCTCGCCCGGCTGAAGACGATGACCGACGAGCTGCGCAGCCGCGCCGTCGCCTCGGCTCGGCTCGGGATCTCGGATCCGCTGGCGGCGGCGGCGGCCGAGGATGGGCTGAACGGCCGGGTTCTGCTGGTCGAGGATCGTCCGAGTGCGGTCGAGCGGCTCCAGAGCGCCTTGTCGGCCTTCCATGCCGTCGAGATCGAGAGCGACGTCCAGCGGGCTGCCGCGCGGGCCGTCGAAGGCGGTTTCGACAGCGTCATCGTCAGCCTCAATCTGCAGGATCAGGACGGCCTGCGCCTGTGCAGCCAGCTGCGTTCGCTGGAGCGCACGCGCAATGTCTCGGTCCTCCTGATCGGAGAGCCGGAGGACCGCTCCCGCATCCTGCGCGGTCTCGACATCGGCGCGCATGATTTTCTGCTGCGCCCGATCGACCGTAACGAGCTTCTCGCCCGCGTCCGCATCCAGGTGCGCCGCAAGCGTTTCACCGAACGGCTGCGCGACAGCGTCCAGTCTTCGATGGAGATGGCGGTGAAGGATCAGCTGACAGGGCTGCACAACCGCCGCTTCCTCGACAGTCGGCTGACGGCCATGTTCGACGAAGCGGCCCTGCGAGCCCGCGCCCTAGCGATCCTGTTGCTCGATATCGATCACTTCAAGGCGGTGAACGATTCCTGGGGGCATGACGCCGGTGACGAGGTGCTGCGCGAGTTCGCCGCCCGCGTTCGCGTCTGCACGCGCGGCATCGATCTTGTGGCCCGCATGGGCGGCGAGGAGATCGTCGTGGTCCTGCCCGATACCGGGCCGGAAGCCGCCTGCCAGGTGGCGGAGCGCATTCGCGAGCGCGTCGAAGGCGAGCCCTTCACCATCCAGAACCGTGCGCGCGACATCAGGATCACGGTTTCGGTGGGCGTTGCCTATCGTCGCGCCGGGGATCCTTCCTCGGCCGAGGTCATGAAGCGCGCCGATGACGCGCTTTACCGGGCGAAAGCCGGCGGCCGGAACCGCGTGATCGTCGCCAGCGCAGCCTGA
- a CDS encoding ATP/GTP-binding site motif A — protein MNDTSLRLAAHASRVGIATLMLACGAAWAQDKAGQTAPDRVVLAPHRAVYDLVLDNAKPSGNIETAKGRIAFEFTGDACEGYALSFRQVTQLGTEAGPRVIDARTTSFEAGDGASYRFKTESSSGGARPDTVDGTAEKNGGGYEVKLRQPKLETHREGSDALFPNAQMKAVIQAARTGKQTLNVRLYDGANSGKEVYETLSVIGKRIEAAPSEKPLQRPEFETMARWPVTISYFKVGSGESTPSYTISFELYENGVTGAIKLDYGSFALRGTLTRLDLLPQETCAK, from the coding sequence ATGAACGACACAAGCTTGAGGCTCGCGGCCCATGCGAGCCGGGTCGGTATCGCAACCCTGATGCTGGCCTGCGGGGCGGCCTGGGCGCAGGACAAGGCCGGGCAGACCGCGCCGGACCGCGTGGTCCTCGCGCCGCACCGCGCGGTCTACGACCTCGTTCTCGACAACGCCAAGCCCTCGGGCAACATCGAGACGGCCAAGGGCCGCATCGCCTTCGAGTTCACCGGCGACGCCTGCGAGGGCTATGCCCTGTCCTTCCGGCAGGTGACCCAGCTCGGCACCGAGGCCGGCCCGCGCGTCATCGATGCGCGCACGACGAGTTTCGAGGCGGGCGACGGGGCGAGCTACCGCTTCAAGACCGAGAGCTCCTCTGGCGGCGCCAGGCCCGACACGGTCGACGGCACGGCCGAGAAGAACGGCGGCGGCTATGAGGTGAAGCTGCGCCAGCCCAAGCTCGAAACCCATCGCGAGGGCAGCGATGCGCTCTTCCCGAACGCCCAGATGAAGGCGGTCATCCAGGCGGCGCGCACCGGCAAGCAGACGCTGAACGTGCGGCTCTATGACGGCGCCAACTCCGGCAAGGAGGTCTATGAGACGCTGTCGGTCATCGGGAAGCGAATCGAGGCCGCCCCTTCCGAGAAGCCGCTGCAGCGCCCCGAATTCGAGACGATGGCGCGCTGGCCGGTGACGATCTCCTATTTCAAGGTCGGCTCGGGCGAATCGACGCCGTCCTACACCATCTCATTCGAGCTCTACGAGAACGGCGTCACCGGCGCGATCAAGCTCGATTACGGCAGCTTCGCGCTGCGCGGCACGCTCACCCGTCTCGATCTTCTTCCTCAGGAGACATGCGCGAAGTAG
- a CDS encoding Endoribonuclease L-PSP encodes MNVVETRLAELGITLPNPAAPIANYVPYVITGNLLVISGQICFGLDGKLADKHKGKLGAEIFNEAGLEAARLCAINVLAQAKAALDGDLDRIVRCVRLGGFINSAPHFAALPAIMNGASDLMVEILGDKGRHARSTVGVAELPADAAVEVEAMFEII; translated from the coding sequence ATGAACGTCGTCGAAACCCGCCTCGCCGAACTCGGGATCACGCTGCCGAATCCGGCCGCGCCCATCGCCAACTATGTACCTTATGTGATCACCGGCAACCTGCTGGTCATCTCCGGCCAGATCTGCTTCGGCCTGGACGGCAAGCTTGCGGACAAGCACAAGGGCAAGCTCGGCGCCGAAATCTTCAACGAGGCCGGTCTCGAGGCGGCACGCCTCTGCGCGATCAACGTGCTGGCGCAGGCCAAGGCGGCCCTCGACGGCGATCTCGACCGGATCGTGCGCTGCGTGCGCCTCGGCGGCTTCATCAACTCGGCTCCGCATTTCGCGGCACTGCCGGCGATCATGAACGGTGCCTCCGACCTGATGGTCGAGATCCTCGGCGACAAGGGCCGCCATGCCCGCTCCACGGTGGGCGTCGCCGAGCTGCCGGC
- a CDS encoding conserved hypothetical protein (Evidence 4 : Unknown function but conserved in other organisms): MGVQIHGAETQIETRDWREAVSRGLKGRCPHCGNGRLFRAFLKPVDRCEACGEDLHHQRADDLPPYIVITIVGHIVVGGILLAEKYGDWPMWWHMALWPALTLILSVALMQPVKGGVVGLQWAVRMHGFGGEPDRPDRQPLPPSGPRP, translated from the coding sequence ATGGGCGTCCAGATCCACGGCGCGGAAACGCAGATCGAGACACGCGACTGGCGCGAAGCGGTATCGCGCGGCCTGAAGGGCCGGTGCCCGCATTGCGGCAACGGCAGGCTGTTCCGCGCCTTCCTGAAGCCGGTCGACCGCTGCGAGGCCTGCGGCGAGGACCTGCACCATCAGCGCGCCGACGACCTGCCACCCTATATCGTCATCACCATCGTCGGCCATATCGTCGTCGGCGGTATCCTGCTCGCCGAGAAATATGGCGACTGGCCGATGTGGTGGCATATGGCGCTCTGGCCGGCCTTGACGCTGATCCTGTCCGTCGCCCTGATGCAGCCCGTGAAGGGCGGCGTCGTCGGCCTGCAATGGGCCGTGCGCATGCACGGCTTCGGCGGCGAGCCCGACCGGCCCGATCGCCAGCCCCTGCCCCCATCCGGACCACGCCCATGA
- the dinB gene encoding DNA polymerase IV, which translates to MTAASHPLRSLCRDCLADHDSPAPLRRCPACGSPRLLRHGERDSLSLAHIDCDAFYATIEKRDDPSLQDKPVIVGGGKRGVVSTACYIARTYGVRSAMPMFKALKACPEAVVVKPNMAKYVVVGREVRQLMRELTPLVEPLSIDEAFLDLSGTERLHHASPAVTLARFAKRIEAELGITISVGLSYAKFLAKVASDLDKPRGFSVIGRGEAVAFLADKPVSLIPGMGPASVAKLAEGGFRLIGDLREAPVDKLFRLAGKDGPRLKNLANGIDARKVTPERETKSVSSETTLDVDLSGFDELEPILWRLCEKTSKRLKAQELAGRTITLKLKTADFHTITRATRLPEPTQLAARLFAAGRDLLKRECNGPRYRLIGIGTSDFSPPEEADHGDLADTATPRLKAMEGALDKLRARFGDEAIGKGLNLRLPQRRASEPATSRMSPEEEDRDG; encoded by the coding sequence TTGACCGCTGCCTCCCATCCGCTGCGCAGCCTGTGCCGCGATTGCCTGGCCGATCACGACAGCCCTGCCCCCTTGCGGCGCTGCCCGGCCTGCGGCTCGCCGCGGCTGTTGCGGCACGGCGAGCGCGACTCGCTGAGCCTTGCCCATATCGACTGCGACGCCTTCTACGCGACCATCGAGAAGCGCGACGATCCGAGCCTGCAGGACAAACCGGTCATCGTGGGCGGCGGAAAGCGCGGCGTGGTCTCCACCGCCTGCTACATCGCCCGCACCTATGGCGTCCGCTCGGCGATGCCGATGTTCAAGGCGCTGAAGGCCTGCCCCGAGGCGGTGGTCGTCAAGCCGAACATGGCGAAATACGTCGTCGTCGGGCGCGAGGTCCGACAGCTGATGCGCGAGCTGACGCCGCTGGTCGAGCCGCTCTCGATCGACGAGGCTTTCCTCGACCTGTCCGGCACGGAGCGCCTGCATCATGCGAGCCCGGCCGTGACGCTGGCGCGCTTCGCCAAGCGGATCGAGGCGGAGCTCGGCATCACCATCTCGGTCGGCCTGTCCTACGCCAAGTTCCTGGCAAAGGTCGCCTCCGATCTCGACAAGCCGCGCGGCTTTTCGGTCATCGGCCGGGGCGAGGCCGTCGCCTTCCTCGCGGACAAGCCGGTCAGCCTCATTCCCGGCATGGGGCCGGCGAGCGTCGCGAAGCTTGCGGAAGGCGGCTTCAGGCTGATCGGCGACCTGCGCGAGGCGCCGGTCGACAAGCTGTTCCGGCTCGCCGGCAAGGACGGCCCGCGCCTGAAGAACCTCGCCAACGGCATCGACGCCCGCAAGGTCACGCCCGAGCGTGAGACCAAGAGCGTCTCCAGCGAAACCACGCTCGACGTCGATCTGTCAGGCTTCGACGAGCTGGAGCCGATCCTCTGGCGTCTCTGCGAGAAGACATCGAAACGGCTGAAGGCGCAGGAGCTTGCCGGCCGGACAATCACGCTGAAGCTGAAGACGGCCGATTTCCACACCATCACCCGCGCTACCCGGTTGCCGGAGCCGACGCAGCTCGCGGCCCGGCTCTTCGCCGCTGGGCGCGACCTGCTGAAGCGCGAGTGCAACGGCCCCCGCTACCGGCTGATCGGCATCGGTACGAGCGACTTCAGCCCTCCCGAAGAGGCCGACCACGGCGACCTCGCCGACACCGCCACGCCGCGCCTCAAGGCGATGGAAGGTGCTCTCGACAAGCTGCGCGCCCGCTTCGGCGACGAGGCCATCGGCAAGGGGCTCAATCTCAGGCTGCCGCAACGCCGCGCGAGCGAGCCGGCTACTTCGCGCATGTCTCCTGAGGAAGAAGATCGAGACGGGTGA
- the rpmG gene encoding 50S ribosomal subunit protein L33 encodes MAKAVTIKIKLLSTADTGFFYVTKKNSRTMTEKMSKKKYDPVARKHVEFKETKIK; translated from the coding sequence ATGGCCAAGGCCGTGACGATCAAGATCAAGCTGCTTTCGACCGCCGACACCGGCTTCTTCTATGTGACGAAGAAGAACTCGCGTACGATGACCGAGAAGATGTCGAAGAAGAAGTACGACCCCGTCGCGCGCAAGCACGTCGAGTTCAAGGAGACGAAGATCAAGTAA
- a CDS encoding conserved hypothetical protein (Evidence 4 : Unknown function but conserved in other organisms), whose translation MLRQLLKLLVEVDSSRFLTTRIGAAIGLLALLAAFGAAGYWLPAAIAGYFGR comes from the coding sequence ATGTTGCGACAATTGCTCAAGCTGCTGGTCGAGGTCGATTCCTCGCGCTTCCTGACCACCCGGATCGGAGCGGCGATCGGCCTGCTTGCCTTGCTCGCGGCCTTTGGAGCCGCCGGCTACTGGCTGCCGGCAGCGATTGCGGGCTATTTCGGCCGCTAG
- a CDS encoding conserved hypothetical protein (Evidence 4 : Unknown function but conserved in other organisms): MDDLDEAGLDLERDEFGKRLDSLLVSRGWNPKAGHARRSPLAFSVKLCAPNSAHVTLDAILPEAVAREITALVARHGFSDPSDQERSLQRSTPQPGPSAESRSERR; this comes from the coding sequence ATGGACGACCTCGACGAGGCTGGCCTCGATCTTGAGCGTGACGAATTTGGCAAGAGGTTGGATTCGCTGCTTGTTTCCCGCGGCTGGAATCCAAAGGCGGGGCATGCGCGGCGCTCGCCCCTCGCCTTCTCGGTTAAGCTCTGCGCGCCGAATTCCGCTCATGTCACACTGGATGCGATCCTGCCGGAAGCCGTCGCCCGGGAGATCACGGCACTCGTTGCCCGCCACGGCTTCTCGGATCCATCCGATCAGGAGCGATCGCTGCAGCGCTCCACGCCTCAACCGGGCCCAAGCGCCGAGAGCCGTTCCGAGCGCCGATAA
- a CDS encoding conserved hypothetical protein (Evidence 4 : Unknown function but conserved in other organisms) translates to MAPRLTTADAETLALRALGFLAAEPERIEPFLSMTGLNPANLRAAASEPGFLSAVLDHIAGSDSLLLEFAENLRLNPEIVASARQLLAGPEPSEFS, encoded by the coding sequence ATGGCACCACGACTGACCACCGCGGACGCAGAAACCCTGGCGCTGCGCGCCCTCGGCTTCCTGGCCGCGGAACCGGAGCGGATCGAGCCGTTCCTGAGCATGACCGGCCTCAATCCGGCCAATCTGCGCGCCGCCGCGAGTGAACCCGGCTTCCTCTCAGCCGTGCTCGATCATATCGCGGGAAGCGATTCGCTCCTGCTCGAATTTGCCGAAAATTTAAGGCTAAATCCCGAAATCGTCGCCTCGGCACGCCAGCTGCTCGCCGGGCCGGAGCCGAGCGAGTTTTCTTGA
- the divK gene encoding Polar-differentiation response regulator DivK, whose amino-acid sequence MKGGLMKTVLIVEDNELNMKLFNDLLEAHGYATLKTSDGIEAIELARTHHPALILMDIQLPEVSGLEVTKWIKEDDDLKAIPVVAVTAFAMKGDEERIREGGCEAYLSKPISVAKFLETVRAYAGAA is encoded by the coding sequence ATGAAGGGCGGCCTGATGAAGACGGTTCTGATCGTCGAGGACAATGAGCTCAACATGAAGCTCTTCAACGATCTGCTCGAGGCGCATGGCTATGCCACCTTGAAGACCTCGGACGGTATCGAGGCCATCGAGCTGGCGCGCACCCATCACCCCGCGCTGATCCTGATGGACATCCAGCTGCCCGAGGTTTCCGGGCTCGAGGTCACGAAATGGATCAAGGAGGATGACGATCTCAAGGCCATTCCCGTGGTCGCGGTGACGGCCTTCGCGATGAAGGGCGACGAGGAGAGGATCCGCGAGGGGGGCTGCGAGGCCTATCTCTCCAAGCCGATTTCCGTCGCGAAGTTCCTGGAGACGGTGCGCGCCTATGCCGGCGCCGCCTGA
- the rnr gene encoding Ribonuclease R, whose translation MSVPEPSRAAILDFIEEERAAGREVGRREIAKAFGLDQGGKIWLKRLLKELAEEGEIGGDGKERPVHPRGALPPVLLSQIKRRDREGDLIAQPLEWDEAESGPPPQILVERARDGRRKDKLAAPAPGVGDQVILKLTRLRGVEGFGYSGRVLKIMGKAKAAVLGIFRALPDGSGRLVPIDKKAQGREAIIPKGRTAEAQDGDLVSVSLRRESRFGPPEAQVRERLGSIKSERAVSLIAIHAHGIPHEFPPAALQEAADAPLATLKGREDWRELPLVTIDPADAKDHDDAVHAAPDEDPGNPGGFVVTVAIADVAAYVRPGSALDREALERGNSVYFPDRVVPMLPERISNDLCSLRENEDRPAMAVRLVLKADGSKKSHSFHRVLMRSAAKLSYQQAQSAIDGKPDEKTGPIRQSVLMPLWAAYGVAARARDQRQPLDLDLPERKLILKPDGSVERVIVPERLAAHRLIEEFMILANVAAAETLEKAGSLLIYRCHDEPSLEKMRALGEVLASIGIKLPKDGALRPVLFNRILAMIRGSENETLINEVVLRTQAQAEYVAENYGHFGLNLRRYAHFTSPIRRYADLIVHRALITALKLGDDGLPRATTLAELREVATRISAAERRAMAAERETTDRLIAHFLAGQIGASFDGRIGGVNRAGLFVKLADTGADGFIPASTLGGDYYRYDEAAHALIGERTGESWRLGDKVHVKLVEAAPVAGALRFELLSAGRTVATGRAGKRRGGAPYGESRPASFGRKGKPGRAKPGKRR comes from the coding sequence TTGTCCGTCCCTGAACCGAGCCGCGCGGCCATCCTCGACTTCATCGAGGAGGAGCGCGCTGCCGGCCGCGAGGTCGGCCGCCGCGAGATCGCCAAAGCCTTCGGGCTCGACCAGGGCGGCAAGATCTGGCTGAAGCGCCTGCTGAAGGAGCTCGCCGAGGAAGGCGAGATCGGCGGCGACGGCAAGGAGCGCCCCGTGCACCCGCGTGGTGCCCTGCCCCCGGTCCTGCTCTCCCAGATCAAGCGCCGCGATCGCGAGGGCGACCTCATCGCCCAGCCGCTCGAATGGGACGAGGCGGAAAGCGGTCCCCCGCCGCAGATCCTGGTGGAGCGCGCCCGTGACGGACGACGCAAGGATAAACTGGCCGCCCCCGCGCCGGGCGTCGGCGATCAGGTCATCCTGAAGCTGACCCGCCTCAGGGGCGTCGAGGGCTTCGGCTATTCGGGCCGCGTGCTCAAGATCATGGGCAAGGCGAAGGCCGCCGTGCTCGGCATCTTCCGCGCCCTGCCCGACGGCTCCGGCCGGCTGGTGCCGATCGACAAGAAGGCGCAGGGGCGCGAGGCGATCATTCCAAAGGGACGCACTGCCGAGGCGCAGGATGGCGACCTCGTCTCCGTCTCGCTGCGCCGCGAAAGCCGCTTCGGTCCGCCCGAGGCGCAGGTGCGCGAGCGGCTCGGCTCGATCAAATCCGAGCGCGCCGTCAGCCTGATCGCGATCCACGCTCACGGGATCCCGCACGAATTCCCGCCAGCGGCCCTTCAGGAAGCCGCCGATGCCCCGCTCGCAACGCTCAAGGGGCGCGAGGACTGGCGCGAGCTGCCGCTCGTCACGATCGACCCGGCCGACGCCAAGGACCATGACGATGCGGTCCATGCCGCGCCGGACGAAGATCCGGGCAATCCGGGCGGCTTCGTCGTCACCGTCGCCATCGCCGATGTCGCGGCCTATGTCCGCCCCGGCTCGGCGCTCGATCGCGAGGCGCTGGAGCGCGGCAACTCAGTCTATTTTCCCGACCGCGTCGTGCCGATGCTGCCGGAGCGTATCTCGAACGACCTGTGTTCGCTTCGCGAGAACGAGGACCGGCCGGCGATGGCGGTTCGGCTCGTGCTCAAGGCGGACGGCTCGAAGAAGAGCCATTCCTTCCACCGCGTGCTGATGCGCTCGGCCGCCAAGCTCTCCTACCAGCAGGCCCAGAGCGCCATCGACGGCAAGCCCGACGAGAAGACCGGCCCGATTCGCCAGAGCGTGCTGATGCCGCTCTGGGCCGCCTACGGCGTCGCGGCGCGCGCCCGCGACCAACGCCAGCCGCTCGACCTCGACCTGCCCGAGCGCAAGCTGATCCTGAAGCCCGACGGCTCGGTCGAGCGCGTGATCGTGCCGGAGCGGCTCGCGGCGCATCGGCTGATCGAGGAATTCATGATCCTCGCCAACGTCGCGGCCGCCGAGACGCTGGAGAAGGCCGGCAGCCTGCTGATCTATCGCTGCCATGACGAGCCCTCACTCGAGAAGATGCGGGCGCTCGGCGAGGTGCTGGCCTCGATCGGCATCAAGCTGCCGAAGGACGGGGCGCTCAGGCCCGTGCTGTTCAACCGCATCCTGGCGATGATCAGGGGCTCGGAGAACGAGACGCTGATCAACGAGGTGGTGCTGCGCACGCAGGCGCAGGCCGAATATGTGGCGGAGAATTACGGGCATTTTGGCCTCAATCTGCGCCGCTACGCCCATTTCACCTCGCCGATCCGCCGCTATGCCGACCTGATCGTCCATCGCGCGCTGATCACGGCGCTCAAACTCGGCGATGACGGCCTGCCGAGAGCGACGACGCTCGCCGAACTGCGCGAGGTCGCGACCCGCATCTCCGCGGCCGAGCGCCGCGCCATGGCGGCCGAGCGCGAGACCACCGATCGGCTGATCGCGCATTTCCTTGCCGGCCAGATCGGCGCGAGCTTCGACGGGCGCATCGGCGGCGTGAACCGCGCGGGCCTTTTCGTGAAGCTCGCCGACACCGGCGCAGACGGCTTCATTCCGGCTTCCACGCTGGGCGGCGACTACTATCGCTACGACGAGGCGGCGCACGCCCTGATCGGCGAGCGCACCGGCGAAAGCTGGCGCCTCGGCGACAAGGTCCATGTCAAGCTCGTCGAGGCCGCACCCGTCGCGGGTGCGCTGCGCTTCGAGCTGCTCTCCGCCGGCCGGACCGTGGCGACGGGACGCGCTGGAAAGCGCCGCGGCGGCGCGCCATATGGGGAGAGCCGGCCTGCGAGCTTCGGCCGGAAGGGCAAGCCGGGCCGGGCCAAGCCCGGCAAGAGGCGGTGA
- a CDS encoding hypothetical protein (Evidence 5 : Unknown function), with the protein MPRLWIPAAGNKQRIQPLAKFVTLKIEASLVEVVHLRLPPALQRVSHEPGLAKQIGLQNVKILANFPEGNGGISCVMVEAVLIAGLMMGTAVLSWLIADSTHLPLEI; encoded by the coding sequence ATGCCCCGCCTTTGGATTCCAGCCGCGGGAAACAAGCAGCGAATCCAACCTCTTGCCAAATTCGTCACGCTCAAGATCGAGGCCAGCCTCGTCGAGGTCGTCCATCTCCGGTTGCCTCCAGCGCTGCAACGCGTCTCTCATGAGCCCGGTCTGGCTAAACAAATTGGTTTACAGAATGTTAAAATTTTAGCTAATTTCCCCGAGGGAAACGGGGGCATTAGTTGCGTTATGGTCGAGGCCGTCCTGATTGCGGGGCTCATGATGGGCACTGCCGTGTTGTCGTGGCTGATCGCCGACAGCACCCATCTTCCGTTGGAAATCTGA
- a CDS encoding Nudix hydrolase domain-containing protein, whose protein sequence is MTDHTVTLTQAERVRNTPNQRPKDAATMLILDRSGARPKVLMGKRHEGHKFMPGKYVFPGGRIEDGDRRMVATGAVPQICEDRLGKRCLRPSAGKARALAMAAIRETFEETGLLFGSDEFGAPENAPAGTWTDFAAQGVFPDLSAVTFVARAITPPRRPKRFDTRFFIIDAAAIAKRIEGVIGPDSELTDLVWVDFDEAKELDLPTITKVILQEVESRIAGGFAPYLPVPFYWEKRGSFVREEL, encoded by the coding sequence ATGACCGACCACACCGTCACCCTCACCCAGGCCGAACGGGTGCGCAACACGCCCAATCAGCGCCCCAAGGATGCAGCGACCATGCTGATCCTCGATCGCAGCGGCGCGCGGCCCAAGGTGCTGATGGGCAAGCGCCATGAGGGCCATAAATTCATGCCGGGCAAATATGTCTTCCCCGGCGGGCGGATCGAGGACGGCGACCGGCGTATGGTCGCGACCGGCGCAGTGCCCCAGATTTGCGAGGACAGGCTCGGCAAGCGCTGCCTGCGCCCGAGCGCCGGCAAGGCAAGGGCGCTGGCAATGGCGGCCATCCGCGAGACTTTCGAGGAAACCGGCCTGCTCTTCGGCTCCGACGAATTCGGAGCGCCGGAGAATGCGCCGGCTGGAACCTGGACCGATTTCGCTGCGCAGGGCGTATTTCCCGATCTCTCAGCGGTCACCTTCGTCGCCCGCGCGATCACGCCGCCACGGCGGCCGAAGCGTTTCGATACCCGCTTCTTCATCATCGACGCTGCGGCGATCGCCAAGCGGATCGAGGGCGTCATCGGGCCGGATTCGGAGCTGACCGATCTCGTCTGGGTCGATTTCGACGAGGCGAAGGAACTCGATCTGCCGACGATCACCAAGGTCATCCTGCAGGAGGTCGAATCGCGCATCGCCGGCGGTTTCGCTCCCTATCTGCCGGTTCCGTTCTACTGGGAGAAGCGCGGCAGCTTCGTGCGCGAGGAGCTCTGA